Within Pseudomonas sp. LBUM920, the genomic segment GGCATTACTGATGATCCGGGCGAGTTCGTTTTCTGCATTATCTCCGTCGCTGTACGCGATGCCTTGGAAGTCGGCGCGCACCCAAACACCCGTATCGCTATCCTTGGAATAACCATATTGATCAAGTTTAAACATTAAGGTCTACCGGATCGATGCTCATAGTCGCGGCGAGGTCAATCAACCCCAATAGCTTGGGCGTGGGTTCGACAACAAAGTGAATGGAGTCATAACGCCTGTCATGGGGAATGATGTGCTCGCCCTCTCTGGACGCGATCCCTAGGGATATAAAATAATCGCCAGTGGCCAACTTGTTAGTGAATTTCACACTGGCAGTGGCAACAGTCCCGGATTCGCCCATCGAACGGGTCTCAACACAATCGAGCAAATAAGAATTTGTGCCGTATACCGTGACACCTTCCTTGGTTTTGATAGTGAACCCAAGAATGGGGTTTATGACCGAACGGTTAAATTTAAGCGACAAACCCAGTACGATTTCCTCACCTGGTTCCAGGCTGGTTGGGTACTCTCGACCGCTTGCGCTCAGATGAAAATCCATCAACGTTGCAGCACCGTCACCCCATCGATACTCGTGCGGGTTATAGCCCACGCGCGACGCGTAAACATCGCTTTCCAGCGACAGTTGCACGGTTTGTACGAGGGGCTCGGCCGCTTTATCCGCCTGCACCGGAATGTCTTGCGCTTCGGTGCTTGCGTCGGAATTGCGGCCAAACAGGATGTCGGTGTAACGATTTATAACCGGACGTGACTCTCCGATCATTTCTATTCGACTTTGTTCCAACAGGATCGCGCGCGAGCAATGGGTGACCACTTGCTCACTGGAATGGGTCACCAACAGAATGCTGGTGCCATTTTCCTTAAGCTGACGCAGGCGTTCGAAGCACTTGGCTTGAAAGCGTGCATCACCCACCGAGAGTGCTTCATCCACCACAAGGATTTCAGGATCGACCTGGGCCTGTACCGCAAATGCGAGCCTTACCGCCATGCCACTGGAGTAGGTCTTGACCGGGTGATCTAGGAACTCACCGATATCGGCGAAGCTTGCGATTGCATCAAAGCGATCATTCACTTCGTCGTGCGTCAGCCCGAGGACCGCCGCGTTCAGATAGACATTCTCCCGACCGGTAAACTCCGGGTTAAAACCCGAGCCCAACTCAAGCAGCGCAGCGATGCGGCCGCGCGTCTCGATCTCGCCGATGGTCGGTGTCAGCGTGCCGCAGATAATCTGCAGCAGCGTGGACTTACCCGATCCATTGCGACCAACAATACCGACGGT encodes:
- a CDS encoding ABC transporter ATP-binding protein; this encodes MSSDQAVISVRNVSKCFYTYDKPRDRLKQAIVPRFQRWAGDKVTTYGKEFWALRDISFEVNKGETVGIVGRNGSGKSTLLQIICGTLTPTIGEIETRGRIAALLELGSGFNPEFTGRENVYLNAAVLGLTHDEVNDRFDAIASFADIGEFLDHPVKTYSSGMAVRLAFAVQAQVDPEILVVDEALSVGDARFQAKCFERLRQLKENGTSILLVTHSSEQVVTHCSRAILLEQSRIEMIGESRPVINRYTDILFGRNSDASTEAQDIPVQADKAAEPLVQTVQLSLESDVYASRVGYNPHEYRWGDGAATLMDFHLSASGREYPTSLEPGEEIVLGLSLKFNRSVINPILGFTIKTKEGVTVYGTNSYLLDCVETRSMGESGTVATASVKFTNKLATGDYFISLGIASREGEHIIPHDRRYDSIHFVVEPTPKLLGLIDLAATMSIDPVDLNV